In a genomic window of Aeromonas veronii:
- a CDS encoding iron ABC transporter permease, translating to MKNFGWITGSWAIALLLGLPVIALLFSAFSAEGDLFRHLADTVLLDYLGNTLGLVVGVVLLSLLFGVPTAWLVAMCQVPGRRALQWALMLPMAMPSYIVAYVYTDLLDYSGPLQAGLRALFGWNSPADYWFPAIRSLGGAAWVLALVLFPYVYLLTRASFLEQSVSLIHSSRLLGCTPWQSFRRLSLPLARPAIMVAVSLVAMETLADFATVHFFAINTLTTAVYDTWLGYGSLATAAKLSCLMLLAVVLLIALERRSRSRQQVFQKSMGHEQPLRYPLRGISRALAGLWCWGLVLAGFGLPFVILLDYGVRYFELSWTSEFVRFAGNSLLISALTALLAMGIALLLGFFRRLDGGIKSLLPLRIAAMGYAMPGTVLAIGVLVPLTALDFAINDLAEWLGRQGPGLLLTGTITAIVFGYLVRFVAIAIGSVESSMGKISPSLDMAARSLGQGDGAMLRRVHLPLVRRGLFAGAMLVFIESMKELPAALLLRPFNFDTLATHVYQFVSDEMLERGALGAIVIVLVGLLPLIWVNRTLDTPGH from the coding sequence ATGAAAAATTTTGGATGGATTACTGGCAGCTGGGCCATCGCCCTGCTGCTGGGTTTACCGGTGATTGCCCTGCTTTTCTCTGCCTTCTCGGCTGAGGGGGATCTGTTTCGCCACCTTGCCGATACTGTGCTGCTCGATTATCTCGGCAATACTCTGGGGCTGGTGGTCGGTGTGGTGCTGCTCAGCCTGCTGTTTGGCGTACCCACCGCCTGGCTGGTGGCCATGTGTCAGGTGCCGGGGCGGCGCGCCCTGCAATGGGCGCTGATGCTGCCGATGGCCATGCCTTCCTACATTGTCGCCTACGTCTATACCGATCTGCTCGACTACTCGGGCCCGCTACAGGCCGGGTTGCGGGCACTCTTTGGTTGGAACAGTCCGGCCGATTACTGGTTTCCGGCCATTCGCTCCCTCGGCGGCGCCGCCTGGGTGCTGGCGCTGGTGCTGTTCCCCTACGTCTATCTGCTGACCCGCGCCTCTTTTCTGGAGCAATCGGTCAGTCTTATTCACTCCAGCCGCCTGCTCGGCTGTACCCCGTGGCAGAGCTTTCGCCGTCTCAGTCTGCCGCTGGCGCGCCCCGCCATCATGGTAGCGGTATCGCTGGTGGCGATGGAGACATTGGCTGACTTTGCCACCGTCCACTTCTTTGCCATCAACACCCTGACTACTGCGGTCTACGACACCTGGCTCGGTTACGGCAGTCTGGCCACCGCGGCCAAGCTCTCCTGCCTGATGCTGCTGGCGGTGGTGTTGCTGATCGCGCTGGAGCGGCGCTCTCGCAGTCGGCAGCAGGTGTTCCAGAAGTCGATGGGCCACGAACAGCCGCTGCGCTATCCGCTCAGGGGGATTAGCCGCGCTCTGGCCGGTCTCTGGTGCTGGGGGCTGGTGCTGGCCGGTTTCGGCCTGCCGTTCGTCATTCTGCTGGACTACGGGGTGCGCTACTTCGAGTTGTCGTGGACGTCGGAGTTTGTCCGCTTTGCGGGTAACAGTCTGCTCATTTCGGCGCTGACCGCCTTGCTGGCCATGGGCATCGCCCTGCTGCTCGGCTTCTTCCGCCGCCTCGATGGCGGGATCAAGAGTCTGCTGCCGCTGCGCATCGCCGCCATGGGTTACGCCATGCCGGGCACCGTGCTCGCCATCGGGGTGCTGGTGCCGCTCACCGCCCTCGATTTTGCCATCAACGATCTGGCCGAGTGGTTGGGGCGTCAGGGGCCGGGGCTGCTGCTGACCGGCACCATCACCGCCATCGTGTTCGGCTATCTGGTGCGCTTCGTGGCCATCGCCATCGGCTCGGTGGAGAGCAGCATGGGCAAGATCTCCCCCAGCCTCGACATGGCGGCCCGCTCTCTGGGGCAGGGGGATGGGGCCATGCTGCGGCGGGTCCATCTGCCGCTGGTGCGCCGCGGTCTGTTTGCCGGCGCCATGCTGGTGTTCATCGAATCCATGAAGGAGCTGCCCGCCGCCCTGCTGCTGCGGCCGTTCAACTTCGATACTTTGGCGACCCACGTCTACCAGTTTGTCTCGGACGAGATGCTGGAGCGCGGCGCGCTGGGGGCCATCGTCATCGTGCTGGTGGGGCTGTTGCCGCTGATCTGGGTCAACCGCACTCTGGACACTCCGGGCCACTGA
- a CDS encoding ABC transporter ATP-binding protein, whose translation MSCLQVENVSCRYNGRNVLEQLSLTVADNEIVCLLGASGCGKTTLLKAIAGLLPLAEGSIRLGDTLLDGPGASVSPEVRNIGMIFQDYALFPHLTVADNVGFGLTKLDRRARQQQVDEALALVNLQGLGDRYPHQLSGGQQQRVAIARALVCKPRLMLLDEPFSNIDTQVRMKLILEIRALLKQQGIGAIFVSHSKEEAFAFADRLALFRAGHIEQVGQPEQLYRRPQNRFVAEFLGGVNYLAAEVVDSHCVQTVLGVICGSEPHGRAVGEQLQLMLRPQQLLLESAAEGELKVVEQQFLGHHCRVLFECGDLQLEASIGEPLEGMRARIRVAPHTLVLFDPLP comes from the coding sequence TTGTCCTGTTTGCAGGTTGAAAATGTCAGCTGCCGTTACAACGGCCGCAATGTGCTGGAACAGCTCTCCCTGACGGTGGCAGACAACGAGATCGTCTGCCTGCTGGGAGCAAGCGGCTGCGGCAAAACCACGCTGCTCAAGGCCATCGCCGGCCTGCTGCCGCTGGCAGAGGGCTCGATCCGCCTAGGCGATACTCTGCTCGACGGGCCCGGCGCCAGCGTGTCGCCCGAGGTGCGCAACATCGGCATGATCTTTCAGGATTACGCCCTCTTCCCCCACCTGACGGTGGCTGACAACGTCGGCTTTGGTCTGACCAAACTCGATCGCCGCGCCCGCCAGCAGCAGGTGGACGAGGCGCTGGCGCTGGTCAATCTGCAGGGGCTGGGGGATCGCTATCCGCACCAGCTCTCCGGTGGTCAGCAGCAGCGGGTGGCCATCGCCCGGGCGCTGGTGTGCAAGCCGCGGCTGATGCTGCTGGATGAGCCCTTCTCAAACATCGATACCCAGGTGCGGATGAAGCTGATTCTCGAGATCCGCGCCCTGCTCAAGCAACAAGGGATCGGCGCCATCTTCGTCAGCCACAGCAAGGAGGAGGCCTTCGCCTTCGCCGATCGGCTGGCGCTGTTTCGCGCTGGCCACATCGAGCAGGTGGGTCAGCCGGAGCAGCTCTATCGCCGCCCGCAAAACCGCTTCGTGGCGGAGTTTCTCGGCGGGGTCAACTATCTGGCCGCCGAGGTGGTGGACAGCCACTGCGTGCAGACGGTGCTCGGGGTTATCTGTGGCAGCGAACCCCATGGTCGGGCGGTGGGCGAGCAGTTGCAGCTGATGCTCAGACCCCAGCAACTGCTGCTGGAGAGCGCCGCTGAGGGGGAGCTCAAGGTGGTGGAGCAGCAGTTCCTCGGCCATCACTGCCGGGTGCTGTTCGAGTGTGGCGATCTGCAGCTGGAAGCGAGCATTGGCGAGCCTCTTGAGGGGATGCGGGCCCGCATCCGGGTGGCGCCTCATACGCTGGTGTTGTTTGACCCTTTACCCTGA
- a CDS encoding Dyp-type peroxidase encodes MKAQAGICAEPNLHALYLMFNRTGDAAELVGRLAKLPALWQAVAADFPEAGFSGLVAVGADAWDGLYPAARPPQFRSFMAQSANGQEAPNTPFDIFVQLRADRVDVLHHAGHRVMALLAGLVELAEEVRGFRNLDCRDLTGFVDGTENPQDEHRAEVALLAEGEFAGGSYIHVQRWVHAMSDWEKLAQKEQEDIIGRTKPENIEYESAAKPLTAHIKRVNLKTPKGESMEILRQSMPWGTMREQGLYFISCCRTQQHFNAMLASMYKGEGSHFDHLLLFTKAVTGAAFFAPSESFLMAQGK; translated from the coding sequence ATGAAAGCCCAAGCCGGGATCTGCGCAGAGCCGAATCTGCACGCCCTCTATCTGATGTTCAATCGCACCGGCGATGCTGCCGAACTGGTCGGCCGTCTGGCCAAGTTGCCCGCCCTGTGGCAGGCGGTCGCCGCCGATTTCCCCGAGGCCGGTTTCAGCGGTCTGGTTGCCGTCGGCGCCGATGCCTGGGATGGCCTCTACCCGGCCGCCCGTCCGCCCCAGTTCCGCAGCTTTATGGCGCAATCCGCCAACGGTCAGGAAGCCCCCAACACCCCGTTTGATATCTTCGTGCAGCTGCGTGCCGATCGGGTGGATGTGCTGCATCACGCCGGTCACCGCGTGATGGCGCTGCTGGCCGGACTGGTAGAGCTGGCCGAAGAGGTGCGTGGTTTCCGCAATCTGGATTGCCGCGACCTGACCGGTTTCGTCGACGGTACCGAGAATCCGCAGGATGAGCATCGCGCCGAAGTGGCGCTGCTGGCCGAGGGCGAGTTTGCCGGTGGCTCCTACATCCACGTTCAGCGCTGGGTCCACGCCATGAGCGACTGGGAGAAGCTGGCGCAAAAAGAGCAGGAAGACATTATCGGTCGCACCAAGCCCGAAAACATCGAGTATGAGTCTGCCGCCAAGCCGCTGACTGCCCATATCAAGCGCGTTAACCTCAAGACGCCGAAAGGGGAGTCCATGGAGATTCTGCGCCAGAGCATGCCTTGGGGCACCATGCGCGAGCAGGGGCTCTATTTCATCTCTTGCTGCCGAACTCAGCAGCACTTCAATGCCATGCTGGCCAGCATGTACAAGGGGGAGGGCAGCCACTTCGACCACCTGCTGCTCTTCACCAAGGCAGTGACCGGCGCGGCCTTTTTCGCCCCATCGGAAAGTTTTTTGATGGCACAGGGCAAATAA
- the argR gene encoding transcriptional regulator ArgR, whose translation MKHNDKQEKLAKAFKALLKEERFGSQAEIVTALQELGFENINQSKVSRMLSRFGAVRTRNAKMEMVYCLPVELGVPTTSSPLKNLVLDVDHNGALVVIHTSPGAAQLIARLLDSLGKAEGILGTIAGDDTIFITPTSDTDIEELYLSALELFEQTP comes from the coding sequence ATGAAACACAACGACAAGCAAGAAAAACTGGCCAAGGCCTTTAAAGCCTTGCTGAAAGAAGAGCGCTTTGGCTCCCAGGCAGAAATCGTCACCGCTCTGCAAGAGCTGGGCTTCGAGAACATCAACCAGTCCAAGGTATCGCGTATGCTGAGCCGCTTCGGCGCCGTTCGCACTCGCAACGCCAAGATGGAGATGGTCTACTGCCTGCCGGTGGAGTTGGGCGTGCCCACCACCTCCAGTCCGCTCAAGAATCTGGTACTGGACGTCGACCACAACGGCGCACTGGTGGTGATCCACACCAGCCCGGGCGCGGCCCAACTAATCGCCCGCCTGCTCGACTCGCTCGGTAAGGCAGAAGGGATCCTCGGCACCATCGCCGGTGATGACACCATCTTCATCACCCCAACCAGCGACACCGATATCGAAGAGCTCTACCTCTCCGCCCTCGAGCTGTTCGAACAGACCCCGTAA
- a CDS encoding ATP-binding cassette domain-containing protein, with amino-acid sequence MGIELIGIEKSWHKVQVLQQISFRTSPGETLVLLGPSGAGKSSLLRMMNLLDTPDAGVLRIGENEFSFPNTLSAAEFNRQSQLLRRKVGMVFQQYNLWPHLTVMENLIEAPVKLLGMSKEAAIEKGAYLLAQLQLADKRDAWPARLSGGQQQRVAIARTLMMDPEVLLFDEPTAALDPEITKEVAEIIRTLSQTGITQVVVTHEVDFARKVASQVIYLEKGRIIESGTAAIFQSPQTSRFAEFLMH; translated from the coding sequence ATGGGTATTGAATTAATAGGTATTGAGAAGTCCTGGCACAAGGTGCAGGTTCTGCAACAGATAAGCTTTCGGACATCTCCCGGTGAAACCTTGGTATTGCTGGGCCCGAGCGGTGCTGGCAAGAGTTCCCTGTTACGGATGATGAACCTGCTGGATACCCCGGATGCGGGTGTTCTGCGGATTGGCGAAAATGAATTTTCTTTCCCGAACACCCTCTCTGCTGCCGAATTCAACCGCCAGTCCCAACTGCTGCGTCGCAAGGTGGGCATGGTGTTCCAGCAGTACAATCTCTGGCCCCATCTCACTGTGATGGAGAACCTCATCGAGGCGCCCGTCAAGCTGCTCGGCATGAGCAAGGAGGCCGCCATCGAGAAGGGGGCCTATCTGCTGGCCCAACTGCAACTGGCCGACAAGCGCGATGCCTGGCCTGCTCGCCTCTCCGGCGGTCAGCAGCAGCGGGTGGCCATTGCCCGTACCCTGATGATGGATCCGGAAGTGCTGCTGTTTGACGAGCCGACGGCCGCGCTCGATCCCGAGATCACCAAGGAGGTGGCCGAGATTATCCGCACCCTGAGCCAGACCGGCATTACCCAGGTGGTGGTGACTCACGAGGTCGATTTTGCCCGCAAAGTGGCCAGTCAGGTGATCTATCTGGAGAAGGGGCGGATCATTGAATCCGGCACCGCCGCCATTTTCCAATCCCCGCAAACCAGCCGGTTTGCCGAATTTTTGATGCATTGA
- a CDS encoding lysine/arginine/ornithine ABC transporter substrate-binding protein — protein sequence MKKSLLLVAAIGLLSTSVMAKEIKFATEATYAPFEYLDDKNEFQGFDIDLARAICEQAKLECSFHNQAFDSLIPSLKFRRYDAAIAAMDVTPERAAQVDFSDIYYENSAVFVAKKEAFKGPEDLVGKTVGVQNGTSHQSYLVDNWVSKGLLTVPYASYQSAFLDMMNGRTDGVFADNAVAADWLKQHKEYAVVGTPVTDAKYFGTGFGIAVAKGNQDLLTQLNKGLAEIKANGTYQKIFDKYFAQ from the coding sequence ATGAAAAAGAGTCTGTTGTTGGTTGCTGCCATTGGCCTGTTGAGTACCTCCGTCATGGCCAAAGAGATCAAGTTCGCCACCGAGGCCACCTACGCACCGTTCGAATATCTGGATGACAAGAACGAGTTTCAGGGTTTTGACATCGATCTTGCCCGCGCCATCTGTGAACAGGCCAAGCTGGAGTGCAGCTTCCATAACCAGGCCTTTGACAGCCTGATCCCCAGCCTGAAATTCCGCCGCTATGACGCTGCCATCGCCGCCATGGACGTGACCCCGGAGCGGGCTGCGCAGGTCGATTTCTCCGACATCTATTACGAAAACTCGGCAGTATTCGTCGCCAAGAAAGAGGCCTTCAAGGGGCCGGAAGATCTGGTCGGCAAAACTGTCGGCGTGCAGAACGGCACCTCTCACCAGTCCTATCTGGTGGATAACTGGGTGAGCAAGGGTCTGCTGACCGTGCCTTACGCCAGCTACCAGAGTGCCTTCCTCGACATGATGAACGGCCGTACCGATGGCGTGTTTGCCGATAATGCGGTCGCTGCCGACTGGCTGAAACAGCACAAGGAGTATGCCGTGGTGGGTACGCCGGTGACGGACGCCAAGTACTTCGGTACCGGCTTTGGCATCGCGGTCGCCAAGGGCAATCAGGATCTGCTGACTCAGCTGAACAAGGGGCTGGCCGAGATCAAGGCCAACGGCACCTATCAGAAAATCTTCGACAAATACTTCGCGCAGTAA
- the artQ gene encoding arginine ABC transporter permease ArtQ, with translation MLSLLLDAAWMTLGLALASLVGGMVLALAFSAAELSKQRALVWPVATLTTLIRGLPELLVVLFIYFGSTQVLFLITGEYVEFSPFACGVLALSLLFASYATQTLRAALNAVPAGQRLAALALGLGKSHIFFRIVLPQAWRHALPGLGNQWLVLLKDTALVSLIGVNEMMRQAQMASARTYEPFTWYAAAALIYLAISLVSEYGLALAARYTRRYGG, from the coding sequence ATGTTGAGCCTGTTGTTGGATGCAGCCTGGATGACCCTCGGGCTGGCCTTGGCATCACTGGTCGGGGGCATGGTATTGGCACTGGCGTTCAGTGCCGCCGAGCTCAGCAAACAGCGTGCGCTGGTGTGGCCGGTGGCCACCCTGACCACGCTGATCCGTGGCCTGCCCGAGTTGTTGGTGGTGCTGTTCATCTACTTTGGCTCGACCCAGGTGCTGTTCCTCATCACCGGCGAGTATGTGGAGTTCAGCCCGTTCGCCTGTGGCGTGTTGGCGCTCTCCCTGCTGTTTGCCAGCTATGCGACCCAGACCCTGCGGGCGGCGCTCAATGCGGTGCCTGCCGGGCAACGATTGGCGGCGCTGGCGTTGGGTCTGGGCAAGAGTCACATCTTCTTTCGTATCGTGTTGCCGCAGGCGTGGCGTCACGCCCTGCCGGGCCTTGGCAATCAGTGGTTGGTGCTGCTGAAAGACACCGCGCTGGTCTCCCTGATTGGGGTGAATGAGATGATGCGTCAGGCGCAGATGGCTTCGGCCAGAACCTATGAGCCCTTCACCTGGTATGCCGCCGCAGCCCTCATCTATCTGGCCATCAGTCTGGTGAGCGAGTACGGTCTCGCGCTGGCTGCCCGCTACACCCGCCGCTACGGAGGCTAA
- the artM gene encoding arginine ABC transporter permease ArtM encodes MQAYFVTLLGGLLTTLELTLFSLLLGIAVAALMTWVLELRLPVATQLVQLWVLIFTGTPLLIQIFLIYYGPGQFEWLKASPLWPLLKQPWFCAVLALGFNTAAYSTRLFKGALDAIPAGEVEACRALGFSSGQTLWMKVRHAARRLVPAYSNEVILVLKGSSLASTITIMDIMGLAQGLNAQTYDTLAVFGVAGGLYLAMNGLLTIGFRWCEKRALAFQS; translated from the coding sequence ATGCAAGCGTATTTCGTTACCCTGCTGGGCGGTCTGCTCACTACGCTGGAGCTAACCCTGTTCAGCTTGCTGCTAGGAATCGCAGTGGCGGCCCTGATGACCTGGGTGCTGGAGCTGCGCCTGCCGGTGGCGACCCAACTGGTGCAACTGTGGGTGCTGATCTTTACCGGTACGCCACTGCTGATTCAGATCTTCCTGATCTACTACGGGCCGGGTCAGTTCGAGTGGCTCAAAGCCAGCCCGCTCTGGCCACTGCTCAAGCAGCCCTGGTTCTGCGCCGTACTGGCGCTGGGTTTCAATACGGCGGCGTACTCCACCCGGTTGTTCAAGGGGGCGCTCGATGCCATCCCGGCCGGTGAGGTGGAAGCGTGCCGGGCGCTGGGTTTCTCCTCCGGTCAGACCCTCTGGATGAAGGTGCGCCACGCCGCCCGGCGGTTGGTGCCTGCCTACTCCAACGAGGTGATCCTGGTGCTCAAGGGGAGTTCCCTCGCCAGTACCATCACCATCATGGATATCATGGGTCTGGCGCAGGGGTTGAATGCCCAGACCTACGATACCCTGGCGGTGTTCGGGGTGGCTGGCGGGCTTTATCTGGCGATGAATGGATTGTTAACAATTGGTTTTCGCTGGTGTGAAAAACGGGCGCTGGCATTCCAATCCTGA
- the mdh gene encoding malate dehydrogenase: MKVAVLGAAGGIGQALALLLKNRLPAGSELSLYDIAPVTPGVAVDLSHIPTDVAIKGFCGEDPTPALVGADVVLISAGVARKPGMDRSDLFNINAGIVKNLVEKCAATCPKALIGIITNPVNTTVAIAAEVLKKAGVYDKRRLFGVTTLDVIRAETFVAAAKGLNVDKVRVNVIGGHSGVTILPLLSQIEGASFTAEEVAAMTKRIQNAGTEVVEAKAGGGSATLSMGQAACRFGLSLIKGLQGEANVVECAYVEGNGEHATFFAQPVLLGKNGVETVLDYGKLSAFEQDAMAGMLATLEADIQLGVDFVK; the protein is encoded by the coding sequence ATGAAAGTTGCCGTTCTGGGTGCCGCTGGTGGCATCGGTCAAGCCCTCGCTCTGCTGTTGAAAAACCGTTTGCCGGCCGGCTCCGAGCTGAGCCTGTATGACATCGCCCCGGTCACTCCGGGCGTAGCCGTAGACCTTAGCCATATTCCGACTGACGTTGCCATCAAGGGCTTCTGTGGTGAAGATCCGACTCCTGCGCTGGTTGGGGCCGATGTGGTGCTGATCTCCGCCGGTGTGGCACGCAAGCCGGGGATGGATCGCTCCGACCTGTTCAATATCAACGCTGGTATCGTCAAGAATCTGGTCGAGAAGTGCGCGGCCACGTGCCCGAAAGCGCTGATCGGCATCATCACCAACCCGGTCAACACTACCGTCGCCATCGCCGCCGAAGTGCTGAAGAAAGCCGGTGTCTATGACAAGCGCCGCCTGTTCGGTGTCACCACCCTGGACGTGATCCGCGCCGAGACCTTCGTCGCCGCCGCCAAAGGGCTGAATGTGGACAAGGTTCGCGTCAACGTGATCGGTGGTCACAGTGGTGTGACCATTCTGCCGCTGCTCTCCCAGATTGAAGGCGCCTCCTTCACTGCTGAAGAAGTGGCTGCCATGACCAAGCGCATCCAAAATGCCGGTACCGAAGTGGTTGAAGCCAAGGCCGGTGGCGGTTCCGCGACCCTCTCCATGGGTCAGGCGGCCTGCCGTTTCGGTCTCTCCCTCATCAAGGGTCTGCAGGGCGAAGCCAACGTTGTTGAGTGCGCCTACGTGGAAGGCAATGGCGAGCACGCCACCTTCTTCGCGCAGCCGGTGCTGCTGGGCAAGAACGGTGTCGAAACCGTACTGGATTACGGCAAGCTGAGCGCCTTCGAGCAAGATGCGATGGCAGGCATGCTGGCCACCCTGGAAGCCGATATCCAGCTGGGAGTCGATTTCGTCAAGTAA
- a CDS encoding IS4 family transposase — translation MHLTQLEQWAFDQFGHANLKDPRRTERLVKLATALAQQPGDCVSQLPLSPADMEGSYRFIRNHHVNADAIADAGFATTAALARDYDLLLALEDTTALTFNHASVHDELGHTNQGSSRALLAHSVLLFAPHKSQVVGMIAQRIWTRDVSKRGESHRHATRPYKEKESRKWEEASVAFAARLGTQMANVISVCDREADIYEYLHYKQSNQQRFVVRSMQSRCIEEHDHKLYDYARQCHSAGTKVVKIPQRGGRKAREAVLDIKFTKVTLKAPANKRNEPDIPLYYVGCIEQGDASDRLEWHLLTSEAVTDDAQARKVIGYYERRWLIEDYHKVWKSAGTRVETLRMQSMDNLKRMCVILSFIAVRLLQLRFINEESSAQNQSCETVIGPTGWKLLWRKVEKTPLPTKVPDMRWAYRSLAKLGGWKDTKRTGRASIAALWEGWFRLQTLLEGYELAQSLEHQ, via the coding sequence ATGCATCTCACCCAACTCGAACAATGGGCATTCGACCAGTTTGGCCATGCCAATCTCAAGGACCCCAGACGCACTGAACGTCTCGTCAAACTCGCCACCGCCCTTGCTCAACAACCCGGAGATTGCGTGTCACAACTTCCCCTCTCACCCGCCGACATGGAAGGCTCATATCGCTTTATTCGCAACCACCATGTCAATGCCGATGCCATTGCTGATGCAGGCTTTGCCACCACCGCAGCCCTAGCCAGGGACTACGACCTGTTGCTGGCACTGGAAGATACCACGGCCCTGACCTTCAACCATGCCAGCGTCCATGATGAGCTGGGGCACACCAATCAAGGCAGTAGTCGCGCTCTGCTGGCTCACTCCGTCTTGTTGTTTGCTCCGCATAAATCGCAGGTGGTCGGCATGATTGCACAGCGTATCTGGACCCGTGATGTCAGCAAGCGGGGAGAGAGCCACCGGCATGCCACCCGGCCTTACAAGGAGAAAGAGAGTCGCAAGTGGGAGGAGGCATCCGTGGCCTTTGCCGCCCGTCTCGGCACTCAGATGGCCAACGTTATCTCGGTCTGTGACCGGGAAGCGGATATCTACGAATATCTGCATTACAAGCAGAGCAACCAACAACGCTTTGTGGTGCGCTCGATGCAAAGTCGCTGTATCGAAGAGCATGACCACAAGCTCTACGACTATGCCCGGCAGTGCCACTCTGCCGGCACCAAGGTCGTCAAAATACCGCAGCGGGGCGGCAGAAAAGCCAGAGAGGCCGTGCTCGACATCAAGTTTACCAAAGTCACCCTAAAGGCTCCGGCCAACAAGCGTAACGAGCCGGATATCCCGCTCTACTACGTGGGATGCATTGAGCAGGGCGATGCCTCTGACCGGCTGGAGTGGCACCTGCTGACTAGTGAAGCCGTGACCGACGATGCACAGGCCCGCAAGGTTATCGGCTATTACGAGCGGCGCTGGCTTATCGAGGATTATCACAAGGTCTGGAAGAGTGCCGGCACTCGGGTAGAAACCTTAAGGATGCAGAGCATGGATAACCTGAAGCGGATGTGCGTCATCTTGTCGTTTATCGCGGTGCGTCTGTTGCAATTGAGGTTTATCAACGAGGAGTCATCGGCACAGAATCAAAGCTGCGAAACGGTGATAGGCCCGACGGGGTGGAAGCTGCTTTGGCGAAAGGTAGAGAAAACGCCGTTGCCAACCAAGGTGCCGGATATGAGATGGGCGTACCGGAGCCTGGCCAAGCTGGGGGGCTGGAAGGACACTAAACGAACGGGGCGGGCTTCAATAGCGGCATTATGGGAGGGCTGGTTTCGACTCCAGACCCTCCTGGAAGGCTACGAACTGGCGCAGTCTCTTGAGCACCAATAG
- a CDS encoding flagellar protein MotX, translated as MGAPPAPLVVGKLQAVPLYRQDELLNWIEQGRHLTQVKRDRCQLTQDIEARASVMKIPAYQFLWGDMLAWGVCTKSNAELGVQYMWEAANQGLAPALEQLGRYYWKGTLVQKDLVRAETLMREAASLGFLRARIEWVEMLLQGMGSPLDYEDAYRWLHGAVIGDKALHQKAASLLNRLGNRMPANVVARAKAMH; from the coding sequence GTGGGGGCGCCTCCCGCGCCCCTGGTCGTTGGTAAATTGCAGGCGGTACCGCTCTATCGACAGGACGAACTGCTCAACTGGATTGAGCAGGGGCGCCATCTCACTCAGGTAAAGCGGGATCGCTGTCAGTTGACTCAGGATATCGAGGCGCGTGCCTCAGTGATGAAGATCCCGGCCTATCAATTCCTCTGGGGGGATATGCTGGCGTGGGGGGTCTGCACCAAGTCCAATGCCGAGCTCGGGGTGCAATATATGTGGGAGGCGGCCAATCAGGGGTTGGCACCCGCGCTGGAGCAACTGGGCCGCTACTACTGGAAGGGGACCCTAGTGCAGAAGGATCTGGTGCGAGCCGAGACCCTGATGCGCGAGGCGGCCAGCCTCGGTTTTCTGCGCGCTCGCATCGAGTGGGTCGAGATGCTGCTGCAGGGGATGGGCAGTCCGCTCGATTATGAGGACGCCTATCGCTGGCTCCATGGCGCTGTCATCGGTGACAAGGCGCTGCACCAGAAGGCGGCGAGTCTGCTCAACCGTCTTGGCAACCGGATGCCGGCCAACGTAGTGGCCCGTGCCAAGGCGATGCATTGA
- a CDS encoding Rrf2 family transcriptional regulator — protein sequence MRLTSYTDFGLRALLYLATLPEGELSSVAKVSALYGVSRNHMVKVVNQLVKLGYLQSQRGKNGGIRMACDPATINIGQVIRALEGNLDGIDCGSPACHIVSVCLLKSALREAMDAFLAVMDSYTLQDLLANRDELQRVFGELIPTLVLASDEEDE from the coding sequence ATGAGACTAACCAGTTATACAGATTTCGGATTGAGAGCCCTGCTCTATCTTGCCACCCTGCCAGAAGGGGAGTTGTCGAGCGTTGCCAAGGTATCGGCACTGTATGGCGTTTCCCGCAATCACATGGTGAAGGTGGTCAATCAGCTGGTGAAGCTGGGCTATCTGCAATCCCAACGGGGCAAGAATGGCGGTATTCGCATGGCTTGCGATCCCGCCACCATCAATATCGGGCAGGTTATCCGGGCGTTGGAAGGGAATCTGGACGGGATCGACTGTGGTTCTCCCGCTTGCCACATCGTCTCGGTCTGTCTGCTCAAGAGTGCGCTGCGAGAGGCGATGGATGCATTTTTGGCAGTGATGGACAGCTATACGCTGCAAGATCTGTTAGCCAACCGTGACGAGTTGCAACGGGTCTTTGGCGAGTTGATTCCGACGTTGGTGCTGGCGTCGGATGAAGAGGATGAGTGA